In Silene latifolia isolate original U9 population chromosome X, ASM4854445v1, whole genome shotgun sequence, the following proteins share a genomic window:
- the LOC141622048 gene encoding uncharacterized protein LOC141622048 yields MGVERENDDVDFEVSLPGQRYHSKDAPYNFRNSVDPRFSKSLIDLFFVSDEFSDSDAEEPRGPVELIKPTKKTKEKKMKKRKLEGTSGDSKPETGCGVIKSGPGVRSKEAHAKLNINLTFKCEDIELGSTEISKEELARLRYKNNTPFKQRHREMLKKDRKDWEANKERIFRDRDIRCAKKERILQQETLLPYVSCSVAAFANAFSSS; encoded by the exons ATGGGAGTGGAGAGAGAAAACGACGATGTAGATTTTGAGGTGAGCCTTCCTGGACAACGTTATCATTCAAAAGATGCTCCCTACAATTTTAGGAATTCCGTCGATCCCAGATTTTCCAAAAGTTTGATCGATTTGTTTTTCGTATCTGATGAATT CTCCGATTCGGATGCAGAAGAGCCACGGGGACCGGTGGAACTCATCAAACCGACGAAAAAGACGAaggagaagaagatgaagaagag GAAGTTGGAAGGCACCTCTGGAGATTCTAAGCCCGAAACCGG GTGTGGAGTTATAAAGTCGGGTCCGGGGGTGAGATCCAAGGAGGCGCATGCTAAGCTCAATATCAATCTTACTTTCAA ATGCGAAGATATAGAGTTGGGTTCGACGGAGATTTCTAAGGAGGAGCTTGCAAGGCTGCGTTATAAGAATAATACTCCTTTCAA ACAGCGCCATAGAGAGATGTTGAAGAAGGATAGGAAGGATTGGGAGGCTAATAAGGAACGGATATTTCGTGACCGGGATATTCGTTGTGCAAAAAAAGAGAGAATTCTACAACAAGAAACAC TGCTACCTTATGTCTCTTGCTCAGTGGCTGCTTTTGCGAATGCATTTTCTTCCTCCTAA